The DNA region AGGAGCCTTACCCTTGATTACTGGGTCATAGGGAGAATCCTGGAGGAACCTAAAGGTAAGATTGTTCTGCGGTGACCGTATTCAGTCCCGGTTGACCTGCCGGCAATAGTCCCGGAAATAGTATAAAGAGTCAGTTGCTGACAAAGGATGACGGCAGGCACTGGTCAGACCACGATCCAGCATTCCTGAAGAGGACTATTATCTCCAGTTAAATCAACCGATAGAAACCGTTGCCGGGGAAAATTACCTGCGGGTTCACCTTTCTCGGTGTGCCTTTCCCGTTCCTCCACCACGCAGTAAATCCCTTTACCCTCGAATCCAGGCTCAAAACAGCCATTGCCAGAAGCGCACCTGGCAGGACGTCGGTCGCCTGATTTCCACCGGTTCATAAGGTCAGACCTCATGATAAGGGTCTAGCACAGTGCAATTATCCACCAGCTCGCGGCCGTGATACCCTCTTCTGTCTCAACCGGGGGCGTCAGGCGCATGATCACCGGAACTCTCTGCCTGTTTATCTCCCTCCATTATTGTGGCAATATTAATGGACTTGTCAAGAAATGGAGCTGCAAAGGATCATTTTAATCAATCCCTCTGTCCCGTAAGAATAGGTCGGGCGCCGAAGAGGAGCCAAGGAGGAGCCTTCCCCCCCTCCCATTGAACCTCATGTGCGGCATTTGATGCGGGGAATCCGCAATTTTGAACATTATAATAATATTTACGCTAATTTTAGATGGATGTCTGGCGAAGAGACGAGGGCGCCATTCAACGATGATCTCACATAATTAATTACAGCAGTTGTTTTCCGGCGACGCCTAAGCGACAAAATCCTGCACATCATAATAGGCAGAAATTCAACACGGAGGATGTTTTTCTTGGATAATGTCCGGGCCGATGTGGCAGAGATTCCTAAGTTCCCGCATGCCTTACCAGGGACCATTTCTCTTCTCCCGTCCCCGGAGAAGGCATGTCGTTTATATGTTATTAACCCCCACTACCTTCTTGCAAAGCATATTAAAATGCCATAAAAACCGAACTAAGTGTCCCACCCATCGGCCTCGGTTATATTCTATGCTTGAATGAATCTTATGTCCTTAACCTTCCTTTTACCTGGTTCTCGTAATACTTTTCCGAATAGAGGTACGGTTTCTTTGCCGTGTTCTCCGGCGTCGTATCTGCCGGCAAGGCCATGAACCTGCCTTTGCCGTCCACTGTAAGGAATGCTTTCTTCAGAAAATCTTTACCCCAGAAAGAGCCGATCACGACTGTTCTGTATGCAGGATTGACCTTTTTTATCTCTTTGAAGACGTCCTGAGAGGTCTTATAGGTTCCGGGCATTCCAAATTTTCCGGCGAGCTTCGTGATGATCTGCCAGGTCTCAAGGCCCGTGAGGGACGGGAAGACTTTTGTTACCTTCTGAACCCTTCTGTCGCAGGCCGTTGTCGTGCCGCTCGTCTCAACGGGGAGCGATGCAGGCAGGACCACGTCGGCTTTTGCGACGGTAGCAGTCCTGGCCGTGTCGACCACAAGTATGAATTCAGCTCCTGCGGCGAGGGCCTTGTTTGTCTTCTCTCTCAAGGGGTCTTCCCCGAAAATCACCAAAGCTTTAAATTTGCCTTTCTCCATGGCGCCCCTTAGGTCCACAGGCTTGAAGACGCCCTTCATGTCGGTCCCCCAGAAAGCACCCACTCTCTTGATGCCTTCTGTGTCCTTTGCCCCGACATTGCCCGGTAGATATCGTGAATCGGCCCCCATGTCGAAGAGACCCTGGGAATTGGCGAAATCCCTGAGAATAACAATCCCGTTGCCGGGCTTTCCGACACGGCCGGTAAGCATAAGGAGATTCGCGAGGGCTTTGAGGTCGTTCTTTGATTTCTCAGTCGAAGAATCAATGCTGTAAAGGATGACAACGTTATGTTTCCTGTTTGCTACAAGGTCAAGAAGCTCGGTAAGCTTTCCTGCGGTCACACCTGTTATGGCGGAGATTCCGCTCACATCCGCCTTTGAGAGGGATTTCATAAACGCTTTGAAGCCTTCCGTCCTTTTCTCCACAAATTCCTTATCCTGGGAGCCTGCATTGATCACGGCCTTGCTGATGCCGTTGATGAGGACTGTATTCGTTCCTCGCTTCGGTTTAATCCAGAGGTTTGAGGTCCTCGCGAGCGGGGTGGCGGCAGAGCTTACCGTTGCGAGGCGGGTTCCCGTCTTTTGAGCCTCTTTCACTTTCAACCCGGCAATGAGATTATCCTCAGAGAGATTTGAGTTGATCACAACGACCACATCGGCCTTTTTTATATCGTCCATGGTGGCGGTGGAGGCAGTGATCCCAAACATGCCGTCCAGAGCATCTTGACCTGCACCGTTCATAATGTTGGTGAAGCTGCCGATATTATTGGTCTTGAGTCCTGTCCTCACAAACTTCTGGAGGAGGTAGAGTTCTTCGTTGGTCATCCTGGGAGAACCAAATACTGCTACCGATTGGGGCCCGTGGGCCTTGATGACCGATTTCAGCCTGTCGGCGGCGTACTCAAGCGCCTGGTCCCAACCCGCCTCCCTAAGGGTTCTATTTTTCCTGACCATTGGTTTGGTCAGTCTGTCAGATTCCAACATGTAGCGGTATCCCCATCTCCCCTTTGAGCAGAGATAGCCCTTATTGTGAGAACTGCCGTTCAGGTTCTGAATCGTGAATGTGTGGTCTGCAAAGACTTTATAGCCCACATTGCAGCCTACCGAGCAGAATGCGCAGACCGACTCCACTTTTTCCGACGCCCACGGTCCCGGCTTCGGGAAGGGCAGTTTTTCCGATATTGCACCTGTAGGGCATGCGGCGATGCAGTTTCCGCAGGAGATGCAGGTCGTCTCTAGAAGTTTCTTCTCCATGGCCGGTTTCATTACAGACTTGAAGCCCCTGTTCACGAAGCCCAGGGCCGAAGCCTGTATCACTTCGGAGCAGGTCCTGATACAGCGGCCGCAGTTGATGCACTTGTTTGGGTCGAGGGTGATAAAAGGATGGGTCGTGTCGATCTTGTGCCGCCTCACGTCACCCACAAAACGGGTGATGTTGACGCCGAATTCGGACGCGTATTTTCTGAGCGCACAGTCAAAGTACTCGGAGCATCCACACTCGAGGCAACGCGAGCATTCGTTGGCCATCTGTTCTTCCGTGAAGCCGAGCTCCACCTCTTTGAGCGACTTTATTCGCTCTGCCACGTCCATCTCGGACATTTTTTCTTTCTTTATTTTCGCGAAATCGGTAAATTCAGACTCGGGGATCTCCCCGTAGCTGTCTTTCCTGCTGATAAAGCCTTTGGGCTGCTCTTCCGGGGAACCCGAGACAATGTACCTCTCGATTGCGTCGGCGGCGATCTTGCCGTGGGCTATGGCGTCGATGGCGACTGCGGGTCCTGTGATCACGTCTCCACCGGCGAAGACGCCGGGGATTGATGTCTCAAGGGTGCCTTCCTTTGTTACAATCACGTTTCCCCACTTTGTCTTCAGATTTCCGTTCCTGTTTATAGCGCCGAGGTCAATATCCTGGCCGATGGCGGAAATGGCGAAGTCTGCCTTCAGATTATACTCAGAACCCTTCTTTGCCACCGGACTTCTCCTGCCGCTTGCATCCGGCTCACCAAGTTCCATGCGTATACAGGTAAGGGCTGTAAGACGGCCGTCTTTCTTCTTTACAATGCCTACCGGCGCTGAGAGTTGGATCAGTTCCACGCCCTCTTCAAGGGCCGCGTCAATCTCCATCTCATGAGCGGGCATTTCCTTTTTCGTACGACGATAAAGGAGGGTGACTTTATTCGCTCCCATCCTCATGGCCGAGCGGGCCGCGTCAATGGCTGTATTGCCTCCGCCCACCACCACCACGTTTCCGTATATTTCAGGAACCTTCGTTCCCTGGAGTTGCCTCAGGAAATCTGCGCCGCGAATGACGCCGGGGGTCTCATCCTCTCCCTTAATACCCATGGCCTTTCCTGCCTGGGCGCCCAGGGCGAGAAAGATCGCGTCGAACCCGTCCTTTTTTAAGGACGCTATTGTGAAATTTTTTCCCAGGACCGATTTTGTCTTTACCGTAACCCCGAGGTCGGTAATCCACTTAATCTCCCGGTCCAGGGTCTTTTTAGGAAGACGGTATTCAGGAATGCCATAGCGGAGCATGCCCCCGAGATGGGGAGAAGCCTCGTTAAGCGTCACGCTGTAGCCCTTCAGGGTGAGAAAATAGGCGCACGTGAGACCAGCCGGGCCACCACCCACGACGGCCACCTTCCTGCCGTTTGCGGGCGCTAATTCAGGCGTCCAAGGGTGTTCAAGGTCAATATCAGCCGCATAGCGCTTCAGGTAATCGATACCTACCCGCTCATCCACCTTGTTTCTGCGGCACGCGGCCTCGCATTCCCTCACGCACACCCTTCCACAGACGATAGGGAGGGGGTTTGTCTCTTTTATCAGTTTCACCGCCTCTGTGAACTTTCCCATTGCCATGAGGGCGATATATCCCTGTACATCGACGCCCGCAGGGCAGGTCTGGGTACAGGGGCCGAGGCAGTCGGCATAGTGGTTTGACAGAAGAAGTTCCAGGGCCGTCTTTCTCGATTCCCTGATCCTGGCGTTATCGGTCTCCACGACCATCCCGTCTGCGGCCGGGCTTGAACACGAGGGCACGAGTTTTTCGAGACCCTTTACCTCGACCACACATAGGTAGCATGATCCGTATGCAGGAAGCTTTGGGTCCCAGCACAGGGTCGGTATGTTGTCAATCTGATTCGCCCGCGCCACATCAAGTATGGTCTGACCGGGGCTTGCCGCATATACATTACCGTTTATTGTTATCTTGAAGTTTGTCGTCATTCTCGGCTCTCCATAATTAGTTTCTTTCCACCGCACCGAATTTGCAGGTTTCAAAACACTTGCCACACTTTACACACAGGGCCGGGTCAAGGGCGTGCGGTTTCTTCTTTTCTCCGGTAATGGCTTCCGACGGGCATGCCTTGGCGCAGAGCGTACAGCCTTTGCACTTGTCGGACAGTATCGCGTAGGTGAGGAGGGCGGAGCAACTATGGGCCGGGCATTTCTTGTCTCGGATATGCGCCTCGTATTCCTCAGGAAAGTATTTGAGGGTGGTGAGCACGGGGTTCGGCGCCGTCTGTCCGAGGCCGCAGATCGTATTGTTCTTGATTTCATAGGCCAGCTTTTGCAGGAGGTCGATATCGCCCTCCGCCCCGGCCCCTTCCGTGATCCTCGTCAGGACTTCAAGCATGCGCTTTGTCCCGATGCGGCAGAACGTGCATTTTCCGCACGATTCCTCCTGGGTGAAGGTGAGGAAAAATTTTGCCATCTCCACCATGCAGGTGGTCTCATCCATGACCACGAGGCCGCCGGAACCCATGATGGCACCCGTTTTGTTGATCTGCTGGTAGTCGATCTGCAGGTCGCCCATGGAGGCCGGTATGCAGCCGCCGGAAGGACCGCCCATCTGAACCGCCTTGAATTTCTTGTTTTCCGTTATTCCGCCGCCTATATCAAAGACGATTTCGTTGATCGTGATCCCCATGGGGACTTCCGCCAAGCCGCCCCTGGCGATCTTTCCCGCCAGAGCAAAGACTTTTGTTCCTTTGCTGTCGTTCGTTCCCATGGATGCAAACGCCTCGGCCCCGTTCAGAATGATCCATGGGAGGTTGGCGAAAGTCTCCACATTATTGATATTGGTCGGTTTTCCCCAGAGACCGCTGTTGGCCGGGAATGGCGGCCTGAACCGCGGCATTCCCCGCTTGCCTTCTATGGAGGCAATAAGGGCTGTTTCTTCGCCGCAGACGAAGGCGCCAGCCCCTTCCTTGATCTTGATAGTGAAGTTCATCTTTGAGTTGAAAATATTCCTGCCCAGGTATCCTTTTGCGATGAGGTTCTCTATGGAGTCTTTCAGACGCTTTACCGCTTTAGGATATTCCGCTCTTACGTAAATGACCCCCTCGTCTGCGCCGATGGCGTACGCGCAGATCATCATGCCTTCCAGCACGGAATGAGGGTCACTCTCCAAGGTGCTTCTGTCCATGAATGCACCGGGGTCGCCCTCATCGGCATTACAGATGATATACTTTTTGTCGCCTGGAGCCTGCCGGCAGAATTTCCATTTCAAACCGGTCAGGAATCCGCCGCCGCCCCGCCCTCTGAGGCCGGAGTTCGAAATGATCTCAATGACTTTTTCAGGGGTATACTCGGAGAGGACTTTCTGAATTGCCTTGTAACCGTCCGCTGCGATATATTCGTCCAGGGAGGTGGGATCAATAATACCACAATTTCTGAGCACTATCTTTTTCTGTTTGGCCAGGAAAGAGTCGTCTTCCGAAGGCTGGGAATTCTTGATTACCCACTCCCTGACGGGGGTGCCTCCGGCGATGTGCTCGGAAATAATCCTTGCCGCTTTTTCCGGGGTTACATCACCATACAGGAAGGAATGATTTCTCTCATCAATAATCTCCACGAGGGGCTCGCGGTAGCACATCCCGTTGCAGCCGGTCTCCTTGAGGTTGACCTTTATCTTCTGCTTGGCTATCTCCTTCTTTATGGCGTCGTAAGTTTTGTCGCCGCCCGCAGATACGCCGCAGGTTCCAAGTCCGACCTTTATCGTCTTCATCTTCATTCGCTCTCCCTTCCTTTATATTCCTTCAAGATCTGCTGAACTTTCTTCGGATTCAACCGGCCGTGCGTTTCGTCATTGATCATGAGCACCGGAGAAAGGGAGCAGCAGCCCAGGCACGCAACTTTCTGCACAGTGAAGAGTCCGTCATCCGTCGTCTCGTCACCGTCTAAGTTAAGCTCACTCTCCAGGGCCCTGATAATGCCTGTCGAGGAATTCACATGACAGGCGGTGCCGTCGCAGACCTTGATAATGTTTTTGCCCATCGGCTTCAGGCGGAACTGGGAGTAAAAAGTGACGACTCCGTAGATGTCGGCGGTAGGAATGCCCACCGCCTTACTGATAAGGTTGATTGCCGATTCCGGGATGTAGCCGTAAGTTTCCTGGGCGGACTGAAGGAGCGGAATGAGCACCCCTTTGCCGTCCCGGGACTTCAGAACCTCGGCTTTAAATTTGGAAAAACGGTCCATTCCCTGTTTTTGTTTTGCGTTCTTTGGCGCCATTTTCAGTCTCCTAAAAGATGAATAATTATATACTCTATTGCTCTATATCACGATCTCCTGCCGCCGGGCCACGGTTCGGTTTCGGAACACAAAAGAAAAAACGTTCCCAAGTCGGGCCATAGAAGACGGGCAGTCAATCGTTGACCGCACCACGTTCCACACAGCGCGACTGACCGTGGGCAGCTTCCTTGATTCTTTAAGACGCCGCACAAGCGGTTTGAGCTTGCTTGTGACGGTATTTAATCCCTTTTATATAATCAAAATACACGACTTGTCCATCAAAGTAAAGCGTTGGATCGCCCGCTACCACTCTTTTTCTTTGTATGCGCCAGACAATGGGTGAAGGGGCGGGAGGGAAGCCATGGTCATGGCCTTTTTCGGCTGGTCTTCATTATTACCATGGGCGAGGAGCATGCTCGCTTAATCAAGGTTTCCCCTGACGGCCTTGTGGAATATTTGCGTAATGTATCAATATGTTGCGTAATATACAAGATATGTACACAAAACAGCCTATCATTAAAAGATTAGGATAACACAGGGAACTTTGGAACACAGTTCCCTGATGTCCACCGCCCAGGCGAAAGACCCTATCGCAGAAAGGAGACCCAAGAGGCGACCCATCTTTGTTCTCTCTCGGTCTTTCAGCATTCCAACTATTCTAATTTCTTGACTATTCCATTCATGGTGGTATCATTATGGCGGGCAGGCAAATGGGACTTATCAATATTACCGGCGGACATGTAAAACTGATCATGGTGGGAGGGAAAGGCGGGGTAGGGAAGACTACCTGCGCCTCTGCAATGGCCCTTAAAATGGCTGCGGATGGGAAAAAAGTCCTTATCGTATCAAGCGACCCTGCGCCGTCCCTCGCGGATATTTTCGAGGTTCCCATTGGGAACGAAGCAGTGAAGGTTTCTCCGGAACTTAATCTGTGGGCCCTTGAGATATCATCCGATGCAGTGTTGCAAAAATGGAAGGAACGGTTCGGGCCTGAGATCTATGAAGTGGTGCGGTCCTTTGCCGACGTGGATTACGATTTCGTCGACTATATCGGGACGGCGCCGGGCATTGAAGAAGAGTACATGCTCAACTATATCAGGGAACTGACGGAGAGCGGAAAATACGACGTGGTGGTATGGGATACGGCGCCTGCAGGCCACACACTCCGACTGCTAAGGCTTCCCCACCTTTTTCTCAAGCACATGGAGGCGGCGACGAAGTTTTACATGAATATTTACGGCTATCTGGAGAAGCTGAAGGACACGATCAGGTTTAAAGGATCAAAGAGGACGCTCCTTGAGGTGATAGGGGGCTGGGAGGCCCTCTCCGGGCAGATAGTTGAGTTTATAAGGAACAGGGAGACTACGAAGTACGTGATCGTTACCATACCCGAAGCCCTGGGAGTAAAGCTGACGGGCAGGGTGATCAGTGAGTTTGAGAGAAATCAAATCCTTGTTGAGAACATTATCATCAACCACGTGATAAAGGAAGCGGATTGCGATTTTCACAGGATTCGCATGGAAATGCAGGAGCAGTACATCGCTTTCATCAGAGATGTCTATAAAAATATGAATATCGTCACCCTCTGCCTCGCGCCACGGGAGATCAAGGGCATGGCTCGTATCATGGAGGTCTCCCGCGCCCTTTTCGATTCCGGGGAGAGTGGCACGTGAAGCGGATACGGATTACCGGAGGGAACCTCAAAGGAAGATCCATTCAGATTATGGAGCGCCACGAGGCGCGCTACACCCCGTCGAAGGTACGTAAAGCAATATTCGACATAATCGGGAGCATGGAAGGGAAGCGCGTCCTCGACCTGTTTGCGGGCGCAGGGTCGTTCACGATTGAGGCGCTTAGCAGGGGGGCAGCCTCTGGAATATGCGTGGAGCGGGACAGGGAGATGTGCGCCCTCATCCGGAGAAATCTCGAATCCCTGTCCATGGCCGGGTTCTGTGAGGTTTTGAACATGGAAGCCATGCGCGCCATACCTTTTCTTTATAAAAAGGGATTCGCTTATGATATAATTTTTATGGATCCCCCCTACGACAAAAAATATGTGGAAGCAACCATTTCTCTGTTTAGAGACCATGCAGTTTATAGTGCAAATACGCTCCTGGTGGTAGAGCATTCCAAGAGAGAGGTATGTGGCGCTCAGGAATCAGGATGGAAGGAGTCTGTACTGACGACAAGGCGCTATGGCGACACATGTATTACCATATTGAAACTGCAGCGATTTTAACCAATAATAAGGAGTCTCCGATGAAACGTAAAGTAGCGGTATACCCCGGTTCTTTTGATCCCATCACAAACGGTCACCTCGACATCCTGAACAGAGGGCTTGAGCTCTTTGACAAGGTTATCGTGGCCGTGGCTCTCAACATTGAGAAAAAGGCGCTCTTCAGCGTTGAGGAAAGGATGGAATTGATAAGACTGTCCGTCAACCATAATGAAAATGTGCTTGTGGATACCTTCAACGGACTGCTGGTGAACTATGCGAAGAAGGTGAATGCCAGATTTGTGATCAGGGGGCTTAGAGCCATGAGCGACTTTGAGTACGAATTCCAGATGGCATCCATGAACAGAAACCTCAATAAAGATATGGACACCCTATTTATGATGACCAGTAAGGATTATTATTTTATCAGCTCCAGAACCATCAAGGAGGTCCACCAGTTCGGCGGATCTGTGAAGGGGCTTGTTCCGGAAATCGTGGAGCAGAAACTGAAAGAGAAGCTCGCTTTGCTATGAATAGACCCGTGCTTTTTGCCGCGCTGGCTGCCGTATTCGTGTTTGCGGCTTTTTCTGTCCAGGCGGGCGATGTGTATACGGCGAGGGTGCAGGGCGTCATAAGCCCAGCGACCGCAGGATTCATATCTGAATCAATTGCCAAAAGTGAAGAGAAAGGCGCAGAGGGTCTTGTCATTCTCCTTGATACCCCCGGCGGTCTTGACACATCCATGAGAGATGTCGTCAAGGATATCATGACATCCAAGGTCCCGGTGATAGTCTATATCTATCCTCCCGGGGCGCGCGCCGCCTCGGCGGGGTGCGTTATTCTCCTTTCAGCCAATATCGCGGCCATGGCGCCTGGTACCAACGTGGGAGCAGCCCATCCGGTGAGCATAGGTAAAGCGGGCACGGAAGACAAGGTAATGATGCAGAAAATACTGAAAGATGCCGAGGCATACGTGAGGAGCATCGCAAGAAAGAGAGGGCGGAACGAGGAGTGGGCCGCGAAGGCCGTGACTGAGAGCGCCTCCATTCAGGCGTCAGAGGCCCTGAAACTGAACGTCATTGATGTGATATCGGGAAGCGTTGACGAACTGCTCAAGGCTATAGACGGAAAGGCTGTGGAGACGAGAAGCAGTGTGGTCACCCTGAAGCTGAAGGGAGCGAAAAGGGTTGACTTGGAAATGTCTTTCAAATACAGGCTCCTCGCTTTCATAAGTGATCCTAATGTTGCCTATATCCTCATGATGATAGGTATTTACGGGATACTTTTCGAGATCTTCAACCCGGGGGCTGTCTTCCCCGGGGTGATGGGGGGAATAGCCATACTCCTCGCCCTTTACGCTTTCCAGGTGATACCGATCAGTTTTGCCGGAGTCTTTCTCATACTCCTGGGCATCATATTCTTCATACTGGAATTAAAGATTATAAGCCACGGCATATTGGGAGTTGCGGGTGTAATATCTATTGTGATAGGCTCTATCATGCTTATCGACCTGCCGTCAGGGGGCATACTCTCTATTTCATGGAAGTCGATCTTGGCGGTGGCCCTGCTCTCCACCCTGTTTGTTTTTGGGGCGCTGTCCTACGCGATCAAGGCTCAACTGGCAAAAGTGAAGACGGGGAAAGAGGGTCTTTCCGGAGAAGAAGGGACGGCAAAGACGGATATTTTTGAAACGGGGAGAGTCTTCCTGCGCGGCGAGCTATGGAATGCGACCAGTGAAGAGCCGATAAAGACAGGCGCGAAAATCATCGTTGTGGAAGTCAAAAATCTGACCCTGAAGGTCAGGAGAAAAGGGGGCTGAAATGATCGGATTACCAGTATTGTTGTTCGTGATTGCAATCATCGTGTTCTTTCTCACGAGCGCGATCAGGATTCTTAACGAGTATGAGCGCGGGGTTATTTTCAGGCTTGGACGGGTCTTAGGCACCCCGAAGGGGCCTGGACTCATCATCCTTATCCCCATGATTGATAAGATGACAAAGGTAAGCCTTAGGACGGTGGTGCTTGATGTCCCTCCTCAGGACATCATAACCAGGGACAATGTGTCCATAAAAGTGAATGCGGTCGTCTATTTCAGGGTAATGGATCCTTTGAAGGCGGTCATTGATGTGGAAAATTTCCTCTATGCCACGAGCCAGCTCTCCCAGACGACGCTCAGGAGCGTTCTCGGACAGGCCGAGCTTGACGATCTCCTCTCTCACAGGGAGAAGATCAACGAGAGGCTCCAGGAAATCCTCGACACCCATACCGAGCCTTGGGGCATCAAGGTGTCGAATGTGGAAGTGAAGAACGTCGATCTTCCCGCAGAGATGCAGAGGGCGATTGCGCGTCAGGCGGAGGCGGAAAGAGAGAGAAGGGCAAAGGTGATAAGCGCGGAAGGGGAATACCAGGCATCTACAAGGCTGTCGGAGGCATCTGACATACTCTCCAGGAACCCCATGGCGCTTCAGCTCCGTTACCTCCAGACCCTTATCGAGATATCCACGGAGAAGAATTCCACAATAATCTTTCCTCTTCCCATTGACCTCATTAAAGTTTTCACGGAGAAATTTAAATGAAGAAGTGGTGGATCCTGATACTTGCCATACTGATGTGCATAGGCTCCACCCATGCGCGGGCAGCGCAGAAAAAGCACATACTCCCCAAGCAATCTAAGCAATCGGGCAAAGGGGTGGCAGCAAAAAAAAGCGAAGAGCCTTTTAAGTCCTTCATCGTGGTGGAGTCAACCACAGGCGCGGTCTTAGACGGTGAAAACGTCCATGCACGGCGGGCGCCTGCAAGTGTGACAAAGATTATGACGGCCCTGGTTGTCCTTGAAAAGGTTTCCAAAGGCGAGAACACGCTCGCGGACCAGATTACCGTGACGCCCGACGCGGCACGGATTGGAGGGAGCCAGGTCTACCTGGAGGCAGGCGAGGTCTTCACCCTTGAAGAAATGATGAAGGCGGTAATGGTGGCATCGGCAAACGACGCGGCATATGCGGTGGCGGAGCATGTTGCCGGCAGCGCGGACGCCTTTGTGGGACTCATGAATGAAAAGGCCAAGGAACTCAATATGGCGGACACCGAGTTCCATTCGGCCCACGGTCTTCCTCCCTCAAAGGGACAGAAGGAAGACTTTACCTCCGCAAGCGACCTTGTCATCCTTGCCCGCGAAATCCTGAAATACCCGAAAATCATTGAATGGACATCCATAAAGAGCGAGGGCTTCAGGGACGGCAAGTTTATCATGCATAATCACAATAAGCTTCTCACGAAGATGGCGGGCATAGACGGCCTGAAAACAGGGTTCTACCGGGAGACCGGATTTAATGTGGTAGCTACCGTGAAGAAAGGCGATTTACGGTTCATCGCCGTGGTAATGGGCAGCCCTTCGGCCCCGATCAGAGATAACGTGGCAATGGAGAAACTGAAGAAGGCGTTTGGCCAGCTCAGAATGTTGAGCATCGTGAAGAAAGGCGAGTTCGTGGATAAAGAGGTAATGCTCCTGGACGGAAAGCAAAGGAAGCTGAAAGGAGTGGCTAGCGCGAACTTCCTCTACCCTGTTGCTGTCGATAAAAAAGGGACGATAAAGAAAGAGATAGTGATGGCCGACAAGATCAAGGGAGATGTGAAAGAGGGCCAGAAGATTGGCGAAATGATCATCACCTTCGATAACCGGCAGGTGGGCAAAGTCGACGTAATTTCTCCCGTCCATGTACCCACTGCAAACCTTTTTACGAGATTTATCAGGAGATTGGGGCTTAATATCTAAAACGAGAGGATTTAAGGGTTATGTTGAGAAATAAAGAGATCGTGGTGGGAATAACCGGCGGCATCGCAGCATACAAAACCGCCGAGTTGGTACGGTCATTTATAAAAAAAGGGGCGAACGTCCATGTGGTCATGACCAAAAACGCGATGGAGTTTATAACCCCTCTCACACTTCAGACCCTTTCGGGTAATCCGGTGGTCCACAATATGTTTGAGCTCCTCACAGGTTCTAAAATCGGACATATTGCCCTGTCAGACATTGCCGATCAGGTGGTGATCGTTCCCGCCACGGCGAATATTATCGGCAAGGTAGCAAACGGTATTGCCGACGACTTCCTTACCACCATGATAATGGCCATCACGGTGCCGGTCCTCTTTGTGCCCTCCATGAATACCAAGATGTGGGAAAACGCCGCTGTCCAGGAGAACATTCAGAAACTGAAGGACAGCGGATTCCAGTTCATTGAACCGGGAAGCGGGGACCTTGCCTGCGGCACCACGGGGAAAGGCAGGCTTCCGTCAATCGAAGAGATTATTGAGAGAATGGAAGATATTTTTACAGAGAAGGATCTCACAAATGAGCACATTCTTATCACCGCAGGCCCTACAATGGAATACATTGATCCGGTGAGATGTATTACCAACAAGTCGTCGGGTAAGATGGGATACGCCATTGCGAAGATTGCAAAGAGAAGAGGCGCGGAGGTAACATTGATCACGGGAAAGACATATCTGTCTCCGCCGAGAACGGATATGTCCGTTATCGAAGTGGTCACCGCCATGGAGATGAGGAGCGCCGTGATTGAACATTACAAGCGGG from Syntrophobacterales bacterium includes:
- a CDS encoding molybdopterin-dependent oxidoreductase; the protein is MTTNFKITINGNVYAASPGQTILDVARANQIDNIPTLCWDPKLPAYGSCYLCVVEVKGLEKLVPSCSSPAADGMVVETDNARIRESRKTALELLLSNHYADCLGPCTQTCPAGVDVQGYIALMAMGKFTEAVKLIKETNPLPIVCGRVCVRECEAACRRNKVDERVGIDYLKRYAADIDLEHPWTPELAPANGRKVAVVGGGPAGLTCAYFLTLKGYSVTLNEASPHLGGMLRYGIPEYRLPKKTLDREIKWITDLGVTVKTKSVLGKNFTIASLKKDGFDAIFLALGAQAGKAMGIKGEDETPGVIRGADFLRQLQGTKVPEIYGNVVVVGGGNTAIDAARSAMRMGANKVTLLYRRTKKEMPAHEMEIDAALEEGVELIQLSAPVGIVKKKDGRLTALTCIRMELGEPDASGRRSPVAKKGSEYNLKADFAISAIGQDIDLGAINRNGNLKTKWGNVIVTKEGTLETSIPGVFAGGDVITGPAVAIDAIAHGKIAADAIERYIVSGSPEEQPKGFISRKDSYGEIPESEFTDFAKIKKEKMSEMDVAERIKSLKEVELGFTEEQMANECSRCLECGCSEYFDCALRKYASEFGVNITRFVGDVRRHKIDTTHPFITLDPNKCINCGRCIRTCSEVIQASALGFVNRGFKSVMKPAMEKKLLETTCISCGNCIAACPTGAISEKLPFPKPGPWASEKVESVCAFCSVGCNVGYKVFADHTFTIQNLNGSSHNKGYLCSKGRWGYRYMLESDRLTKPMVRKNRTLREAGWDQALEYAADRLKSVIKAHGPQSVAVFGSPRMTNEELYLLQKFVRTGLKTNNIGSFTNIMNGAGQDALDGMFGITASTATMDDIKKADVVVVINSNLSEDNLIAGLKVKEAQKTGTRLATVSSAATPLARTSNLWIKPKRGTNTVLINGISKAVINAGSQDKEFVEKRTEGFKAFMKSLSKADVSGISAITGVTAGKLTELLDLVANRKHNVVILYSIDSSTEKSKNDLKALANLLMLTGRVGKPGNGIVILRDFANSQGLFDMGADSRYLPGNVGAKDTEGIKRVGAFWGTDMKGVFKPVDLRGAMEKGKFKALVIFGEDPLREKTNKALAAGAEFILVVDTARTATVAKADVVLPASLPVETSGTTTACDRRVQKVTKVFPSLTGLETWQIITKLAGKFGMPGTYKTSQDVFKEIKKVNPAYRTVVIGSFWGKDFLKKAFLTVDGKGRFMALPADTTPENTAKKPYLYSEKYYENQVKGRLRT
- a CDS encoding 4Fe-4S binding protein; translated protein: MKMKTIKVGLGTCGVSAGGDKTYDAIKKEIAKQKIKVNLKETGCNGMCYREPLVEIIDERNHSFLYGDVTPEKAARIISEHIAGGTPVREWVIKNSQPSEDDSFLAKQKKIVLRNCGIIDPTSLDEYIAADGYKAIQKVLSEYTPEKVIEIISNSGLRGRGGGGFLTGLKWKFCRQAPGDKKYIICNADEGDPGAFMDRSTLESDPHSVLEGMMICAYAIGADEGVIYVRAEYPKAVKRLKDSIENLIAKGYLGRNIFNSKMNFTIKIKEGAGAFVCGEETALIASIEGKRGMPRFRPPFPANSGLWGKPTNINNVETFANLPWIILNGAEAFASMGTNDSKGTKVFALAGKIARGGLAEVPMGITINEIVFDIGGGITENKKFKAVQMGGPSGGCIPASMGDLQIDYQQINKTGAIMGSGGLVVMDETTCMVEMAKFFLTFTQEESCGKCTFCRIGTKRMLEVLTRITEGAGAEGDIDLLQKLAYEIKNNTICGLGQTAPNPVLTTLKYFPEEYEAHIRDKKCPAHSCSALLTYAILSDKCKGCTLCAKACPSEAITGEKKKPHALDPALCVKCGKCFETCKFGAVERN
- the nuoE gene encoding NADH-quinone oxidoreductase subunit NuoE, with translation MAPKNAKQKQGMDRFSKFKAEVLKSRDGKGVLIPLLQSAQETYGYIPESAINLISKAVGIPTADIYGVVTFYSQFRLKPMGKNIIKVCDGTACHVNSSTGIIRALESELNLDGDETTDDGLFTVQKVACLGCCSLSPVLMINDETHGRLNPKKVQQILKEYKGRESE